One Gelria sp. Kuro-4 DNA segment encodes these proteins:
- a CDS encoding FumA C-terminus/TtdB family hydratase beta subunit produces the protein MRVLKAPLTEADVLAVAEGEEVLISGVMYTARDAAHRRLVEAAERGEPWPVNLAGQILYYTGPCPAAPGEVIGPAGPTTSGRMDPYTPLLLARGLKATVGKGRRSPEVLAALEKYRALYLVTYGGLGVLLADRIKRAEVVAYPDLGPEAIFRLEVEDFPAIRPGVRYQLAQIQPTKIKC, from the coding sequence ATGAGGGTGCTGAAGGCCCCGCTGACCGAGGCGGATGTTCTCGCGGTGGCGGAGGGGGAAGAGGTGCTCATTTCCGGGGTGATGTACACGGCACGCGATGCCGCCCACCGGCGCCTGGTGGAGGCGGCCGAGCGCGGTGAGCCGTGGCCGGTGAACCTGGCAGGACAAATCCTCTACTACACCGGCCCCTGCCCGGCGGCTCCCGGCGAGGTGATCGGCCCCGCCGGGCCGACCACCAGCGGGCGCATGGACCCGTACACACCGCTTCTTCTGGCCCGCGGTCTCAAGGCCACGGTGGGCAAGGGTCGGCGCAGCCCGGAGGTGCTGGCCGCTCTGGAGAAGTACCGGGCGCTTTACCTGGTGACCTACGGCGGCCTGGGGGTGCTCCTGGCCGACCGCATCAAGCGGGCCGAGGTGGTGGCCTACCCGGACCTGGGGCCGGAGGCCATCTTCCGCCTCGAGGTGGAAGACTTCCCCGCCATCCGGCCCGGGGTCAGGTATCAACTTGCACAAATTCAACCAACTAAGATAAAGTGCTAA
- a CDS encoding copper-translocating P-type ATPase, producing MVHVRISGMSCAACAQRIEKGLKQVDGVKEARVNYATAQAALELEPGAAGLDRVIKKVRDLGYDVVLDHVELGLGGMSCAACAQRIEKKLASLPGVARAAVNFAAARASVDYDGTNLAPQDMIRAVTDLGYRAFLASDEAAGDRERAEREAEIGRQKRLFIFAALFSLPLLVYMFGEMLHWMWLPRFIFSPYFQFALATPVQFIAGWQFYRDAYHTLRSGGANMSVLIALGTTAAYGYSTVVTFFGARLGRSDVYFETGALIIALIILGRFLEAIAKGRTSEAIKQLMGLAPKTARVVRGEREVDIPVAAVQVGDVVVVRPGEKIPVDGTIIEGASAVDESMLTGESLPVDKGVGDSVVGATINKHGSFKFRAEKVGRDTVLAQIIRVVEEAQGSKAPIQRLADLISGYFVPAVVGIAVVTFLLWYFLLAPGDFTRALINFTAVLVIACPCALGLATPTSIMVGTGKGAENGILIKGGEYLEKAHKLQAIVLDKTGTITRGEPELTDVLPLNGFTREEVLFLSASAERASEHPLGQAIVAGAEAAGVTPAEPRNFQAVPGKGIAADVAGKKVRLGNRRLLEEGGLDLTQYEKEIAALENDGKTAMLLLVDGALAGVVAVADTVKENAFEGIAELRRLGLKVYMLTGDNRRTAQAIARQVGIDDVLAEVLPEDKARKVEELKRQGLTVGMVGDGINDAPALAVADVGFAIGTGTDVAIEAADITLMRGDLRGIAAAIELSRATMRNIKENLFWALAYNSLGIPVAAAGLLSPVIAGAAMAFSSVSVVTNALRLRRWRYRPLAGRAA from the coding sequence ATGGTACACGTCCGCATCAGCGGGATGAGCTGCGCCGCCTGCGCCCAGCGCATCGAGAAGGGCCTGAAGCAGGTGGACGGTGTTAAAGAAGCCCGCGTTAACTACGCCACCGCCCAAGCCGCGCTTGAACTTGAGCCGGGCGCCGCCGGGCTGGACCGGGTGATAAAAAAGGTGCGGGACTTGGGTTACGACGTGGTGCTGGATCACGTGGAACTCGGCCTGGGAGGGATGAGCTGCGCCGCCTGCGCCCAGCGCATTGAAAAGAAGTTGGCTTCCTTGCCAGGGGTGGCGCGGGCGGCGGTGAACTTCGCCGCTGCGAGGGCCAGCGTGGACTACGACGGGACCAACCTTGCGCCCCAGGACATGATCCGGGCCGTGACCGACCTTGGTTACCGCGCCTTCCTGGCCAGCGACGAAGCGGCCGGGGACCGTGAGCGGGCCGAACGGGAAGCAGAGATCGGCCGGCAAAAGCGGCTCTTCATCTTTGCGGCGCTCTTTTCTCTGCCGCTTCTTGTCTACATGTTCGGCGAGATGCTGCACTGGATGTGGCTGCCGCGTTTCATCTTCAGTCCCTACTTCCAGTTTGCACTGGCGACACCGGTGCAGTTCATCGCCGGCTGGCAGTTTTACCGTGATGCTTATCACACCTTAAGAAGCGGCGGTGCCAACATGTCGGTACTCATCGCCCTGGGCACCACGGCCGCCTACGGGTACAGCACCGTGGTCACTTTCTTCGGTGCGCGTCTGGGACGCTCCGACGTCTACTTCGAGACGGGGGCGCTCATCATTGCTCTCATCATCCTGGGCCGGTTCCTTGAGGCCATTGCCAAGGGCCGTACTTCCGAGGCCATCAAGCAGCTGATGGGCCTGGCACCCAAGACGGCCCGCGTGGTGCGCGGCGAACGGGAAGTGGACATCCCCGTGGCCGCGGTGCAGGTGGGCGATGTGGTGGTGGTGCGCCCGGGCGAGAAGATCCCCGTGGACGGCACCATCATTGAGGGCGCCTCGGCAGTGGACGAGTCCATGCTCACCGGTGAGAGCCTGCCGGTGGACAAAGGCGTCGGCGACAGCGTGGTAGGCGCTACCATCAATAAACACGGCAGCTTCAAGTTCCGGGCCGAGAAGGTGGGACGCGACACGGTCCTGGCCCAGATCATCCGGGTGGTGGAGGAGGCGCAGGGTTCCAAGGCGCCTATCCAGCGCTTGGCCGACTTGATCTCCGGCTACTTCGTACCGGCGGTGGTTGGCATTGCGGTGGTAACCTTCCTCCTCTGGTACTTCCTCCTCGCCCCTGGGGACTTCACCCGCGCTCTCATCAACTTTACGGCGGTGCTGGTGATCGCCTGCCCCTGCGCCCTGGGCCTGGCCACACCCACCTCGATCATGGTGGGGACCGGCAAAGGGGCTGAGAACGGCATCCTCATTAAGGGCGGCGAGTACCTGGAGAAGGCGCACAAGCTCCAGGCCATCGTACTCGACAAGACGGGGACCATCACGCGCGGCGAACCCGAGCTTACCGATGTGCTACCCTTGAACGGCTTCACGCGCGAGGAAGTGCTCTTTCTGAGCGCCAGCGCCGAGCGCGCCTCGGAACACCCGCTGGGCCAGGCCATTGTGGCGGGGGCGGAGGCAGCGGGCGTGACGCCGGCCGAGCCGCGGAACTTCCAGGCCGTCCCCGGTAAAGGGATCGCGGCGGATGTTGCCGGCAAGAAGGTACGGCTGGGCAACCGCCGTCTCCTGGAGGAGGGCGGCCTTGACCTCACGCAGTACGAAAAGGAGATCGCGGCACTGGAAAACGACGGTAAAACGGCGATGCTGCTCCTTGTGGACGGTGCCTTGGCGGGCGTGGTGGCGGTGGCGGACACGGTTAAAGAGAACGCCTTCGAAGGCATTGCGGAACTAAGGCGGCTGGGGCTCAAGGTCTACATGCTCACCGGCGACAACCGGCGCACCGCCCAAGCCATTGCGCGGCAGGTAGGGATCGACGACGTGCTGGCGGAGGTGCTGCCCGAGGACAAGGCCCGTAAAGTGGAAGAACTCAAACGGCAAGGACTTACAGTGGGCATGGTGGGGGACGGCATCAACGACGCCCCGGCGCTGGCCGTGGCTGACGTTGGCTTCGCCATCGGCACCGGCACCGACGTAGCCATAGAGGCGGCGGATATAACCCTGATGCGTGGCGACCTGCGCGGTATTGCCGCCGCCATCGAGCTCAGCCGCGCCACCATGCGCAACATCAAGGAGAACCTCTTCTGGGCCCTGGCCTATAACAGTCTGGGTATTCCGGTGGCGGCGGCCGGGCTGCTTTCTCCGGTCATCGCCGGAGCGGCCATGGCCTTCAGCTCCGTGTCCGTGGTCACCAACGCCCTGCGGCTGCGGCGCTGGCGCTACCGGCCTCTGGCCGGCCGGGCGGCCTGA
- a CDS encoding M23 family metallopeptidase, with amino-acid sequence MGLGYRWHSLRRRLTAQVGESLLVRQLVAAAALYFAVWGLVQVNLPFTNSVVRLVHWSVAEYRPKVNWEKLRTYSQEGWRLPALPTFKGTGEETAPAAALNGYVFPTEGGKVVSRYGWRLHPVYGDKRFHQGIDIAAPSGTPVKAIYGGYVSRVAEDELLGQVVEINHGTGITSLYGHLGEILVKEKQVVRTGEVIAKVGASGVTAGPHLHLEIKERGVNVDPAIKLGVLEEPAAPAPAPVDDAPTSDPEDKASPGPTVRRTPGAPKGAGG; translated from the coding sequence GTGGGACTTGGCTACCGCTGGCACAGCCTGCGGCGGCGCCTAACGGCGCAGGTGGGGGAGTCGCTTCTGGTCCGGCAGCTTGTGGCGGCCGCCGCTTTGTACTTTGCCGTCTGGGGGCTGGTGCAGGTCAACCTGCCGTTTACCAACAGCGTGGTGCGGCTGGTGCACTGGTCAGTGGCCGAGTACCGGCCGAAGGTAAACTGGGAGAAGCTGCGCACGTACAGTCAGGAGGGCTGGCGCCTGCCGGCCCTGCCAACCTTCAAGGGGACCGGCGAGGAGACGGCTCCGGCGGCGGCATTGAACGGTTACGTCTTTCCCACGGAGGGCGGGAAGGTTGTGTCCCGTTACGGCTGGCGCCTCCACCCGGTTTACGGCGACAAGCGTTTTCACCAGGGGATTGATATTGCGGCGCCCAGCGGGACGCCGGTGAAAGCCATTTACGGAGGCTATGTCAGCCGGGTGGCGGAAGACGAACTCTTAGGGCAGGTGGTGGAGATCAACCACGGCACCGGTATAACCAGCCTGTACGGCCACCTGGGCGAGATCCTGGTAAAGGAAAAGCAGGTGGTCCGCACGGGCGAGGTTATCGCCAAGGTAGGGGCGAGCGGCGTCACCGCTGGCCCCCACCTGCACCTGGAGATCAAGGAGCGCGGGGTGAACGTGGACCCGGCCATTAAGCTGGGCGTGCTGGAAGAGCCGGCGGCGCCGGCGCCGGCCCCCGTCGACGATGCGCCCACCTCCGACCCTGAAGACAAAGCCTCGCCCGGCCCGACGGTGCGCCGGACGCCGGGCGCGCCGAAGGGGGCAGGGGGTTGA
- a CDS encoding 4-oxalocrotonate tautomerase codes for MPIVQIELLEGRTIEQKRALVAKVTEAVTSSLGVSPDAVRIILRDMARENFAHAGKLYADK; via the coding sequence TTGCCCATCGTACAGATTGAGCTTCTGGAGGGACGGACCATCGAGCAAAAGCGGGCGCTCGTGGCCAAGGTGACGGAGGCCGTCACCTCAAGTCTGGGCGTGTCCCCGGACGCCGTGCGCATTATCCTGCGCGACATGGCGCGAGAGAACTTCGCCCACGCCGGCAAGCTGTACGCCGATAAGTAA
- a CDS encoding SHOCT domain-containing protein — protein sequence MWPYWYGGSFGVWGWVLMLVHAVLWVGIVALGVYLVARALRHSGMGPAPERVETPLEILRRRYAAGEISSEDYQRMKEELKHD from the coding sequence ATGTGGCCCTATTGGTACGGTGGCAGCTTTGGCGTGTGGGGCTGGGTATTAATGCTGGTTCATGCCGTGTTATGGGTGGGCATTGTCGCCCTGGGCGTTTACCTGGTGGCCCGCGCTCTCAGGCACTCGGGCATGGGGCCCGCGCCCGAGCGGGTGGAGACGCCGCTCGAGATCCTGCGCCGCCGCTACGCCGCCGGCGAGATTTCCAGCGAAGACTACCAGCGGATGAAAGAGGAACTGAAGCACGACTGA
- a CDS encoding Rne/Rng family ribonuclease, with protein sequence MKKEIVVHAAAEETWVAVLEDQVLVELYVEQETGRRLVGNIYKGRVENVLPGMQAAFVNIGLERNAFLYVADAVPQRQPNGGEEEEPVPVAGLSIQDVLREGQEVVVQVTKEPIGGKGARVTTHLTLPGRNLVLMPKVDYVGVSRRIEDEKERERLRAAARHLKPEGMGLIVRTVAEGMAEEDLVQDLDFLRRLWHQVEGRIKKSSAPAVVYRDLDLIYRIVRDLFTADVDRFVVDSREVYERALELLELMSPELKDRVTYFDPRNDILQVYGLEADLEKAFRRKVWLKCGGYIVIDQTEALTAIDVNTGKYVGSTSLAETVLKTNLEAAQEIARQLRLRNIGGIIVIDFIDMEDPEAQARVLAALEEHLKRDKVKAHVLGLTKLGLVEMTRKKMRQALDSVFLKPCPYCEGRGKIPSEETVSLKVRRETRRLLAQQPVAALLVEVHPSVAAVLIGPGGAGLEALERELKIPIHVRGVEALHSTAFTLKPFGSRDAMLAAALPVHSGQVLTLKVEEQHLTNPRDGIARVEGFVIDIEDGARLVGETVRVEITKLTRTYARARLLSRAK encoded by the coding sequence GTGAAAAAAGAGATCGTGGTGCACGCGGCGGCCGAAGAGACCTGGGTGGCGGTACTGGAAGACCAGGTGCTGGTGGAGCTCTACGTGGAACAGGAGACCGGCCGGCGTCTGGTGGGTAACATCTACAAGGGCCGGGTGGAAAACGTGCTCCCTGGGATGCAGGCCGCCTTCGTCAACATCGGCCTGGAGCGCAACGCCTTTCTCTACGTGGCGGACGCGGTGCCGCAACGCCAGCCGAACGGCGGCGAGGAAGAGGAACCGGTGCCGGTGGCCGGGCTCAGCATCCAAGATGTGTTGCGCGAGGGTCAGGAGGTGGTGGTGCAGGTCACTAAGGAACCCATTGGCGGCAAGGGCGCGCGGGTGACCACGCACCTGACCCTGCCCGGCCGCAACCTGGTGCTCATGCCAAAGGTGGACTACGTGGGCGTGTCGCGCCGCATTGAGGATGAAAAAGAAAGGGAGCGCCTGCGCGCCGCTGCCCGGCACCTCAAGCCCGAGGGGATGGGACTCATTGTGCGTACGGTGGCGGAGGGTATGGCGGAGGAGGACCTGGTGCAGGATCTGGATTTCCTGCGCCGCCTCTGGCACCAGGTGGAGGGGCGGATCAAAAAGAGTAGTGCGCCGGCGGTGGTGTACCGGGACCTGGACCTCATCTACCGCATCGTGCGCGACCTGTTCACGGCCGATGTCGACCGTTTCGTGGTGGACAGCCGCGAGGTGTACGAGCGTGCGCTGGAGCTTTTGGAGCTCATGAGCCCGGAGCTGAAGGACCGGGTAACCTACTTTGACCCGCGTAACGACATCCTGCAGGTCTACGGCCTGGAGGCCGACCTGGAGAAGGCCTTCCGCCGCAAGGTGTGGCTGAAGTGCGGCGGCTACATAGTCATCGACCAGACGGAGGCCCTGACGGCCATCGATGTCAACACGGGCAAATATGTGGGGTCAACCTCCCTGGCGGAGACGGTGCTGAAGACCAACCTGGAGGCCGCCCAGGAAATAGCACGGCAGCTTAGGCTGCGCAACATCGGCGGCATCATCGTCATTGACTTCATCGACATGGAGGACCCGGAAGCCCAGGCCCGGGTGCTGGCGGCGCTTGAGGAACACCTGAAACGCGATAAGGTAAAGGCCCATGTGCTGGGGCTCACCAAGCTCGGCCTGGTGGAGATGACCCGCAAAAAGATGCGCCAGGCCTTGGACAGCGTGTTTCTTAAGCCCTGCCCGTACTGCGAGGGGCGGGGGAAGATACCGTCAGAGGAAACCGTGAGCCTGAAGGTGCGGCGGGAAACGCGCCGCCTCCTCGCCCAGCAGCCGGTGGCAGCCCTTTTGGTGGAGGTGCACCCCAGCGTGGCGGCGGTGCTCATCGGTCCGGGCGGCGCGGGGCTGGAGGCCCTGGAACGGGAGCTCAAGATTCCCATCCATGTGCGCGGGGTGGAGGCCCTGCACAGCACGGCTTTTACCCTCAAACCCTTTGGCTCGCGCGACGCGATGCTGGCCGCGGCGCTTCCCGTGCACAGCGGCCAGGTCCTCACGCTTAAGGTGGAGGAGCAGCACCTTACCAATCCGCGGGACGGCATCGCCCGGGTGGAGGGCTTTGTCATCGACATCGAGGACGGCGCGCGGCTGGTGGGTGAGACGGTGCGGGTGGAGATCACCAAGTTGACGCGCACCTATGCCAGGGCCCGCCTGCTGTCCCGGGCGAAGTGA
- a CDS encoding TIGR03936 family radical SAM-associated protein, with translation MRIRVKLAKDEAARFISHLDLAGAVEKAVRRAGLPIAYSEGFTPRPKIAFASALALGATSTAEYADFELRERLPIAEFVRRLRAQLPEGLRLLAAREVAAGAPALMAEIDAAGWEVAARLPGRRAAEVARAWEEFLARERIYICKETKHKRRDLDIRPLILKARLVPCDEGGTWDLLLRSGSSGNLRPEEVLTAFFAAAGWEGKIERIHRTGLYIERWGELMTPLVEPRVPEEAGESE, from the coding sequence ATGAGAATTCGCGTCAAACTGGCCAAGGACGAGGCCGCCCGCTTTATCTCGCACCTGGACCTGGCGGGGGCGGTGGAGAAGGCGGTGCGTCGCGCCGGCCTGCCCATCGCCTATTCCGAGGGCTTTACGCCCCGACCCAAGATCGCCTTTGCTTCCGCCCTGGCTCTCGGGGCTACTAGTACGGCGGAGTACGCCGACTTTGAATTAAGGGAGCGCCTTCCGATTGCGGAGTTTGTCCGGCGGCTGCGCGCGCAGCTGCCGGAGGGGCTGCGCCTTTTAGCCGCCCGGGAGGTGGCGGCGGGTGCACCGGCGCTCATGGCCGAGATCGACGCGGCCGGTTGGGAGGTGGCGGCGCGCCTGCCGGGACGGCGGGCGGCTGAGGTGGCGCGCGCCTGGGAGGAGTTTCTCGCCCGGGAGCGGATTTACATCTGTAAGGAAACCAAGCACAAGCGCCGGGACCTCGACATCCGGCCGCTTATCCTTAAGGCCCGTCTGGTCCCTTGCGACGAAGGCGGTACCTGGGACTTACTCCTACGTTCCGGGAGCTCCGGGAACCTGCGCCCGGAAGAGGTGCTGACGGCTTTTTTCGCTGCCGCAGGCTGGGAAGGGAAGATAGAGAGAATACACCGGACCGGGCTCTACATTGAACGCTGGGGCGAGCTGATGACGCCCCTGGTGGAACCGCGGGTTCCGGAAGAAGCGGGGGAGAGCGAGTGA
- a CDS encoding M50 family metallopeptidase: MRVGRILGVRIVLNNFFFLALLAYAWLGLLPEVLTLFGAALLHELAHMVVARAYGLTVREMELLPFGGVARIEDLDLAGLDPETETAVALAGPAENVILAGAAWLLAGYGVWDLSSAGLFLRANLSLALFNLLPGLPLDGGRVLRALLSRHLPWRQATDLTARLGQALGALLVCLGAAFYRERMAALTTALLGGFLLAAAGEERRWAGLALLRYLARQRSRLATGEVLAGQPLVATTDTRLKEVVRAFAAGRYQLIWVVGEGHRLRGLLGEEEFVAAFLHLGPAATLGEALERRK; encoded by the coding sequence TTGAGAGTAGGGCGCATCCTAGGCGTCCGGATTGTCCTCAACAACTTTTTCTTCCTGGCGCTGCTGGCTTACGCCTGGCTGGGGCTCCTGCCGGAGGTGTTAACGTTGTTCGGGGCGGCTCTGCTGCATGAGCTGGCCCATATGGTGGTGGCGCGCGCCTACGGCCTGACGGTGCGGGAGATGGAACTTCTGCCCTTCGGCGGGGTGGCGCGCATCGAGGACCTGGACCTGGCCGGCCTGGACCCGGAGACGGAGACGGCGGTGGCGCTGGCCGGGCCGGCTGAGAACGTTATTCTGGCCGGGGCGGCCTGGCTGCTGGCCGGTTACGGGGTGTGGGATCTCTCCTCGGCCGGCCTTTTCCTGCGGGCCAACCTGTCGCTGGCGCTGTTTAATCTCCTGCCCGGCCTGCCCCTGGACGGGGGGCGGGTGTTGCGCGCCCTTCTCAGCCGCCACCTGCCCTGGCGCCAGGCCACCGACCTCACGGCGCGCCTGGGGCAGGCCCTGGGCGCGCTGCTCGTGTGCCTGGGCGCGGCGTTCTACCGCGAAAGGATGGCGGCGCTTACCACCGCCCTCTTGGGCGGTTTTCTTTTGGCGGCGGCGGGCGAGGAGCGGCGCTGGGCCGGCCTGGCGCTGCTGCGCTACCTGGCCCGGCAACGCTCGCGCCTCGCCACCGGTGAGGTGCTGGCCGGGCAGCCCCTGGTGGCGACGACCGACACGCGCCTTAAGGAGGTGGTGCGCGCCTTCGCCGCCGGCCGCTACCAGCTTATCTGGGTGGTGGGCGAAGGGCACAGGCTGCGCGGCCTTTTAGGCGAGGAAGAGTTTGTCGCCGCCTTTTTGCACTTGGGCCCTGCGGCGACGTTGGGGGAAGCGCTCGAGCGGCGCAAGTGA
- a CDS encoding fumarate hydratase, producing the protein MHAEADVRRAAKNSKKLIPDPGVVEELCLKAVSRLPQDVRQALAAAEEREKDAVARRTLGLILENARLAAERGRPLCQDTGLAVVFVELGQEVCLAGDLVQAVNEGVRRAYVNGRLRRSVVGDPLIRENTGDNTPAILHVELVPGDAVKLTVAPKGIGSENMSRLAMLKPADGREGVIRFVLETVVQAGPNACPPLVVGVGLGGTMERAAYLAKKALLRRLDEPNPKPHLRELEAELLRRVNDLGIGPEGLGGRTTALGVSVEAFPTHIGGLPVAVNLQCHAARHAAAVWRPGRGWEVEA; encoded by the coding sequence ATGCACGCAGAGGCAGACGTTCGCAGAGCTGCGAAAAACAGCAAAAAGTTGATACCTGACCCCGGGGTGGTGGAGGAGCTGTGCCTTAAGGCGGTGAGCCGGCTGCCGCAGGATGTGCGGCAGGCGCTGGCGGCGGCCGAGGAGCGGGAGAAGGACGCCGTGGCGCGGCGGACATTGGGGCTCATCTTGGAGAACGCGCGCCTGGCGGCGGAGCGCGGGCGGCCGCTCTGCCAGGACACGGGCCTGGCGGTGGTCTTTGTGGAGCTGGGGCAGGAGGTGTGCCTGGCGGGGGATCTGGTGCAGGCGGTGAACGAAGGGGTGCGGCGCGCGTACGTGAACGGCCGCCTGCGTCGCTCGGTGGTGGGCGACCCGCTGATCCGGGAGAACACGGGGGACAACACCCCGGCCATCCTCCATGTGGAACTGGTGCCGGGGGACGCGGTGAAGCTCACCGTGGCGCCCAAGGGAATCGGCAGCGAGAACATGAGCCGGCTGGCCATGCTGAAACCCGCCGACGGGCGCGAGGGCGTCATCCGCTTCGTACTGGAGACGGTGGTCCAGGCCGGCCCCAACGCCTGTCCGCCGCTGGTGGTGGGGGTGGGCCTGGGCGGCACCATGGAACGTGCGGCCTACCTGGCCAAGAAGGCCCTGCTGCGCCGGTTGGATGAGCCGAACCCCAAGCCGCACCTGCGTGAACTGGAGGCGGAGCTGCTGCGGCGCGTGAACGACCTTGGCATCGGGCCGGAGGGGCTGGGCGGGCGGACAACCGCCCTGGGAGTTTCCGTCGAGGCCTTCCCGACCCACATTGGGGGCCTGCCGGTGGCGGTGAACCTGCAATGCCACGCTGCCCGGCATGCTGCGGCCGTGTGGCGGCCGGGCCGGGGCTGGGAGGTGGAAGCATGA
- a CDS encoding TIGR03960 family B12-binding radical SAM protein, with amino-acid sequence MAQLLKTLEEILPRVEKPARYWGGEWNQVKKDWQAVPIHMALCFPDIYEVGMSHLGSKILYHVVNARSDALMERVYAPWVDMEKELRAADLPLFSLETKTPLAGFDLVGFTLQYEMTYTNVLNMLDLAGIPLRAAERGEGDPFVLAGGPCAFNPEPLAPFLDFVVLGEGEEVLGEILDLARDWKARRGARADFLTAVAAVPGVYVPAFYDVAYRLDGTVAAVRPNRPGVPERVRKRVVRDFDKVTFPERPVVPFLDVVHDRVMLELFRGCARGCRFCQAGMIYRPVREKDMATLLAQAEKLLKNTGYGEISLASLSSLDYSHIAELIDALVNQYGTEGVRVSLPSLRADSFAVEQARKVHEVRRSSLTFAPEAGSQRLRNVINKNVTEGDLLATVETAAEAGWNAFKLYFMLGLPTETDDDVLGIVELARKVANLKPQGGRITRVTVSTSNFVPKPHTPFQWEGQVEREELRRRQLLVHERLKGKRLEHRWHEPEQSFLEAVFSKGDRRTAAALERAWRLGCRLDGWSEHFRFDLWQQAFQETGLDPTFYANRKPAAGETLPWDHLDPGVSKEFLLQERERALSGERTPDCSRERCSACGVCPALDIPIRRRGETK; translated from the coding sequence ATGGCTCAGCTGCTGAAGACCCTGGAGGAAATCCTGCCCCGGGTGGAAAAACCGGCTCGTTACTGGGGCGGTGAGTGGAACCAGGTTAAAAAGGACTGGCAGGCGGTCCCGATACACATGGCCCTGTGTTTTCCCGATATTTACGAGGTGGGGATGTCGCACCTCGGTTCCAAGATCCTCTACCACGTGGTGAACGCGCGGTCCGACGCCCTCATGGAGCGCGTATACGCTCCTTGGGTGGATATGGAAAAGGAGCTGCGGGCGGCGGACCTCCCGCTCTTCAGCCTGGAGACCAAGACGCCCCTGGCCGGGTTTGACCTGGTGGGCTTCACCCTGCAGTACGAGATGACGTACACCAACGTTCTCAACATGCTGGACCTGGCGGGCATCCCGCTCCGCGCCGCCGAGCGCGGCGAGGGGGATCCCTTTGTGCTTGCCGGGGGCCCTTGCGCCTTTAACCCGGAGCCGCTGGCGCCCTTTTTGGACTTTGTGGTGCTGGGTGAGGGCGAGGAGGTCCTGGGAGAGATCCTGGACCTGGCCCGGGACTGGAAGGCGCGCCGGGGCGCGCGCGCGGATTTTCTTACGGCGGTGGCTGCTGTTCCAGGGGTGTACGTCCCGGCCTTTTACGACGTGGCCTACCGGCTGGACGGCACGGTGGCGGCGGTGCGCCCGAACCGCCCGGGGGTGCCGGAGCGGGTACGCAAGCGGGTGGTGCGCGACTTCGATAAGGTGACCTTTCCCGAGCGCCCGGTGGTGCCCTTTCTCGATGTGGTGCACGACCGGGTGATGCTGGAGCTTTTCCGCGGCTGCGCCCGCGGCTGCCGCTTCTGCCAGGCCGGCATGATCTACCGCCCGGTGCGCGAGAAGGACATGGCGACGCTCCTGGCCCAGGCTGAAAAGCTGCTTAAGAATACGGGGTACGGCGAGATCTCGCTCGCCTCGCTTTCCAGCCTGGACTACTCCCACATCGCAGAGCTGATCGATGCCCTGGTGAACCAGTACGGCACGGAGGGGGTGCGGGTTTCCCTGCCCTCGCTGCGCGCCGACAGCTTTGCCGTGGAGCAGGCGCGCAAGGTCCACGAGGTGCGCCGCTCCAGCCTCACCTTTGCGCCTGAGGCGGGGAGCCAGCGCCTGCGCAACGTGATCAACAAGAACGTCACGGAAGGCGATCTCCTGGCGACGGTGGAAACGGCGGCCGAGGCGGGCTGGAACGCCTTTAAGCTCTACTTTATGCTGGGGCTGCCCACCGAGACGGACGACGACGTTCTCGGCATCGTCGAGCTGGCAAGGAAGGTAGCGAACCTTAAGCCCCAGGGAGGCCGTATTACGCGGGTGACGGTTTCCACCTCGAATTTCGTGCCCAAGCCGCACACGCCCTTCCAGTGGGAAGGACAGGTGGAGCGCGAGGAACTGAGGCGGCGCCAGCTGCTCGTGCACGAACGGTTGAAGGGCAAGCGCCTGGAGCACCGCTGGCACGAGCCGGAGCAGAGTTTCCTCGAGGCCGTCTTTTCCAAGGGTGACCGGCGCACTGCCGCGGCGCTGGAACGCGCCTGGCGCCTAGGCTGCCGCTTAGACGGCTGGAGCGAGCACTTCCGCTTCGACCTTTGGCAGCAGGCCTTTCAGGAGACCGGTCTCGACCCGACGTTCTATGCCAACCGGAAGCCGGCGGCCGGCGAGACTCTCCCCTGGGATCACCTGGACCCGGGGGTGAGCAAGGAGTTTCTCCTCCAAGAACGGGAGCGCGCTCTAAGCGGCGAGCGCACCCCGGACTGCAGCCGGGAGCGTTGCAGCGCCTGCGGCGTCTGCCCGGCCCTCGACATTCCCATCCGGCGGCGGGGTGAGACAAAATGA